The following DNA comes from Osmerus eperlanus chromosome 5, fOsmEpe2.1, whole genome shotgun sequence.
ATTTTAGATGATTTTTCTAGAAATACCTGTTAGCATTTTTTCTTTATTAGCATAAGTGTTGTATTAGCATGTGTTCAGTGGTAGCATGTGCTTTGTGTTAGCAGCATGTGCTTTTAGTTAGCAGCATGTGTGTTGTATTAACCTGTACTCGGTTAGCATTTGTTCTGTGTTAGCTATGTGTTATCCTACATTATGTGTTAACTTGTGTTCTTTGTtagcctgtatcttgtattaaTTAACCTGTGCAAGAGTAAAGTATACCTTGATCTGCAGTTTTATTGCAGAAATCAAGCCCAGTTAAAGTGACATGGTGTAATACATTGTTGGCAATGTGTTTGTATAGCTAAGGTTGATAAATTATTTTTTGATGTCTTAAATGTTCTCATTGTTGAAAGTAACCTtttacactcactcacaaacacacacacacccacacacacaccatgggtgACAGTGGCGTGATTGTGGTCCATCCACTACTGAATATGTAGTTCTCTTAACTGTGCTGTGTCATGGTGACTTCTCCACTCCTATTGGGCTGTCCTTTGTTCCACTGGCTGCTCCTCCCCTTTGAGGCGTGGGGTTCAAAGGTCACCCAGCAGTTGTGGCTCCGCTGCAGGGCTGGACTCTGATCAGCCGTCTCAGTCACTCTCACCGACTCGCAActtcacacactcattcacggACAGACGCTATGGAGCAGGATCTGGTAGGAACGAGCAGCTACTCTGCATTTGTCTTTCAGCATTTTATTGCTTGGAAAATTGCTTGGCACCTTTTAACCTTCTCCTTTTCTTTGCTTATCCTCTCTATTCTCTAAAATGATGAACCATTCTAAGTCTAGGGCAagggtctccaaccctgttcctagAGCGCTACCTGCCTATAGTTTTTTGCTCCAACCACACTTGTTTGACCTGATTCTACACCAGTTCTAATTACTAGAATCAGGTGTGCCAGATTAGTGTTGGAGAGAAACCTTCCAGGTAGGTAGCTCTccgggagcagggttggagacccctgATCTGGGGTCACAGGTTTTTACGACAGTGTAGTCAGTTGTCatgttggtgttgtgttgcagactgtccctgtggtggtgggggtgtcgGTAGTAGTCCTCACTGGTCTCTACTTCCTGTTCACTGGAAGACCAACGAAGAATCAACTGCCCCAAACCCTCCAGGATCCCACAGTTAAATACTCCTTACTGCTTGTAGAGAAAGAGGTAGGTCACATAGTAGCCACACAGTAGCACTGAATGTATGCAGCCGTTATTCTTCGTGGACAAGCAGGTCACTGTCTCCCATGACAACGAGAAGCTCTGCCTGACTTTTGTCAGTGTAAAGGCCACAGTTGCAAACGCTGCTAATGTGTATCGACAGGATATCAGCCATGACACCAAGAGGTTTCGTTTTGGTCTCCCTACTCCCTTGCACGTCCTGGGACTACCCGTAGgtactgtcaacacacacacacacacacagtacgtgCACTCATACACGCGAACACACgcggtacacacacgcacatacagtgcacacactcatgcacaaatACTTTGACATGCTTTTCTTCTGATGTCTAGAGGCTGTTCTACAAGAACTGGCACGCAGTGAGTTTAGTGTAATGAATCAActccctcttcttccctttgtgtgtgtgtgtgtgtgtgtgtgtgtgtgcaggacagcATGTGTATCTGTCTGCTAAGGTGAACGGGGCTCTGGTGGTCCGAGCGTACACGCCCGTCTCCAGCGATGAAGACCAGGGCTTTGTGGACCTGGTCGTCAAGGTACTGTAGCACACCGCTGTGCAGCATGTCAATTACCATGTGGCTCTGCTACATCGTGGCATGTGATGTTATGGGTGAGTTTGAGCAAATCTAACGCACCCCACTGACCCAGGTCTTGGTCCCAGGTGTACCACAGGAACACCCACCCCAGCTTCCCTGAGGGAGGGAAGATGTCCCAGCATCTGGACACCATGAAAATTGGAGACAAGATGGACTTCAGAGGGCCTAGCGGACTGCTGGTCTATAGAGGGAATGGTGTGTTGGtgtactgttggtgtacaggggagtcaggtggctgagcggtgagggagtcgggctagtaatccgaaggttgccagttcgattcccggtcatgccaactgacgttgtgtccttgggcaaggcacttcaccctacttgcctcgggggaatgtccctgtacttgctgtaagtcgctctggataagagcgtctgctaaatgactaaatgtaaatgtactgtgtgTTTAACACTGATCATACACTCCTCTGCCAATGTAGCAGGTATCACTGGCATATTTAACCATGAGGTGGCAGTGTGATGTAGCGCACAGTGATGTTTCACTACTAGGCTCTGCTTCAGAGCTACAGGAAGTTATCTTTCTTTTATCAAGGCACTTTTGCAATCCGACCGGACAAGAAATCTGAACCAAGGGCCGGCAAGTTTAAACATGTGGCAATGATCGCTGGAGGAACCGGTAAGAACCCTTTTTCTCAATGCAGCGTGTCCGTCATGTCACTGGTTTCATGTTTCCCCGCATCATGTCTTTACAACGCCTATTAACTTCTTTGCGAGGGGGCTAATGGTGCTCTCCGCAGGGTCGCTGAGGAAAACACGATTAGCGTTTCCAGATTGCATTTGCATAATTCCTCAGCAGCGTGTGTAGGACTTGAGCGTTCAGTCGTAAACAGGCTTAACGGGGGGTGG
Coding sequences within:
- the LOC134021209 gene encoding NADH-cytochrome b5 reductase 2, with translation MEQDLTVPVVVGVSVVVLTGLYFLFTGRPTKNQLPQTLQDPTVKYSLLLVEKEDISHDTKRFRFGLPTPLHVLGLPVGQHVYLSAKVNGALVVRAYTPVSSDEDQGFVDLVVKVYHRNTHPSFPEGGKMSQHLDTMKIGDKMDFRGPSGLLVYRGNGTFAIRPDKKSEPRAGKFKHVAMIAGGTGITPMLQLIRSIASDPDDMTRCSLIFANQTEKDILLREELEDVLSSHPGTLSLWYTLDKPPQGWNYSSGFVNCDMIREHLPPAADDVLIVMCGPPPMIQYACLPNLATLGYKTENIFAY